Proteins encoded by one window of Pseudonocardia alni:
- a CDS encoding PucR family transcriptional regulator, which produces MSTVTALLARLATEVHGDVEALGARVLVEIDAGLPELGRDPRVRELLVATVQGSLEGALVVLTGRAQDDVPLPPVAGELARRLAQQGVPVTVVLRAYRLGQSVFQQELIGRIAGSGLGTTEVGDAVRALTAVAFGYVDRVSEEMVAVHQAERDGWVRRRDAARLAMVDAVLAGRGGTVTEVEAALGHPVAGEHLAAVLWVDQDAPDPGRALERAVGDVGAALGCTRAPLVVAPDAVTSWAWYPGTGGPVTLPPGPVSVALGGPGRGLDGFRGAHRRARRVQEVVTAAAPAARLPVTTADDLGPLLLLDAGTDLLAARVAEILGDLAIDDEQHARLRDTLAAYLRGGGSLVAAAGELHLHKNTVQYRLRRAEEVRGRPLGDDRLDVEVALLACRILGATVLRPAD; this is translated from the coding sequence GTGTCGACGGTGACCGCCCTGCTCGCCCGCCTCGCCACCGAGGTCCACGGCGACGTCGAGGCGCTCGGTGCGCGGGTGCTCGTCGAGATCGACGCCGGACTGCCCGAGCTCGGCCGCGACCCCCGCGTGCGCGAGCTGCTGGTCGCCACCGTGCAGGGCTCGCTGGAAGGAGCGCTGGTCGTGCTGACCGGCCGGGCCCAGGACGACGTTCCGCTCCCCCCGGTCGCCGGGGAGCTCGCCCGCCGACTCGCCCAGCAGGGGGTCCCGGTCACGGTCGTCCTGCGGGCCTACCGGCTGGGCCAGTCGGTGTTCCAGCAGGAGCTCATCGGCCGCATCGCCGGGTCCGGGCTGGGGACGACCGAGGTCGGGGACGCCGTCCGTGCGCTCACCGCGGTCGCCTTCGGCTACGTCGACCGGGTCTCCGAGGAGATGGTCGCGGTCCACCAGGCCGAACGCGACGGCTGGGTCCGCCGCCGTGACGCGGCCCGGCTCGCGATGGTCGACGCGGTGCTCGCCGGGCGCGGCGGCACCGTCACCGAGGTCGAGGCGGCGCTCGGGCACCCGGTCGCGGGGGAGCACCTGGCCGCGGTGCTCTGGGTCGACCAGGACGCCCCCGATCCCGGCCGGGCCCTGGAACGTGCCGTCGGCGACGTCGGCGCCGCCCTCGGCTGCACCCGCGCCCCGCTCGTCGTCGCCCCGGACGCGGTCACCTCCTGGGCCTGGTACCCGGGCACGGGCGGGCCGGTGACCCTGCCGCCCGGACCGGTGTCGGTCGCGCTCGGCGGGCCCGGCCGCGGCCTCGACGGGTTCCGCGGCGCGCACCGCCGGGCCCGCCGGGTGCAGGAGGTGGTCACCGCCGCCGCTCCCGCCGCCCGGCTCCCGGTCACCACCGCCGACGACCTCGGCCCGCTGCTGCTGCTCGACGCGGGCACCGACCTGCTCGCCGCCCGGGTCGCCGAGATCCTCGGCGACCTGGCGATCGACGACGAGCAGCACGCCCGGCTCCGTGACACCCTCGCCGCCTACCTGCGCGGCGGCGGCAGTCTCGTCGCGGCGGCGGGCGAGCTGCACCTGCACAAGAACACCGTGCAGTACCGCCTGCGCCGCGCCGAGGAGGTCCGGGGCCGGCCCCTCGGCGACGACCGGCTCGACGTCGAGGTGGCGCTCCTGGCCTGCCGGATCCTCGGGGCGACCGTGCTGCGCCCGGCCGACTGA